A stretch of Nyctibius grandis isolate bNycGra1 chromosome 34 unlocalized genomic scaffold, bNycGra1.pri SUPER_34_unloc_2, whole genome shotgun sequence DNA encodes these proteins:
- the LOC137677047 gene encoding olfactory receptor 14J1-like, with protein sequence MAASGSKTQSSNNHSQQMFNSSSITKFLLLAFTDTRELQLLHFWLFLGIYLAALLGNGLIIIAIAYDHRLHTPMYFFLLSLSLLNIGSISTTVPKSMANLFWDTRAISYAGCAPQVFFVFFLFGAEYSLLTVMAYDCYVAICKPLHYGTFLSSRACVHMAAAAWDIPQILKLSRSHSYLREVGLLGTSFVFGLGFFVFIVVSYVQIFRAVLRIPSEQGWHKAFSTCLPYLAVVSLFLSTAMFAYLKLPSISSPSLDLVTTVLYSVVPPAVNPLIYSMRNQELKEALKKLIQWVYLQQQ encoded by the exons ATGGCCGCCTCAGGCAGCAAAACCCAGAGCTCAA ATAACCATAGCCAGCAAATGttcaacagcagctccatcaccaagttcctcctcctggcattcACAGACAcacgggagctgcagctcttgcacttctggctcttcctgggcatctacctggctgccctcctgggaaaCGGCCTCATCATCATCGCCATAGCCTATGACCACCGCCTCCACACacccatgtacttcttcctcctcagcctctcccttctTAACATTGGCTCCATCTCCACCACTGTCCCCAAGTCCATGGCCAATTTATTCTGGGACACCAGGGCCATCTCCTATGCAGGATGTGCTCCTCAGGTCTTCTTTGTATTCTTCTTGTTTGGTGCAGAGTATTCTCTTCTCACTGTCATGGCCTATGACTGCTacgttgccatctgcaaacccctgcactacgGGACCTTCctgagcagcagagcttgtgtccacatggcagcagctgcctgggaca tCCCCcagatcctcaagctctccCGCTCACACTCCTACCTCAGGGAAGTTGGGCTTCTTGGCACCTCTTTTGTCTTTGgtcttgggttttttgttttcattgtggtgtcctatgtgcagatcttcagggctgtgctgagaatcccctctgagcagggatggcacaaagccttttccacgtgcctccctTACCTGGCCGTGGTCTCCCTGTTCCTCAGCACTGCTATGTTTGCCTACCTGAAGCTCCCCTCCATCTCTTCCCCATCACTGGACCTGGTGACGACAGTTCTGTACTCggtggtgcctccagcagtgaaccccctcatctacagcatgaggaaccagGAGCTCAAGGAAGCTTTGAAGAAACTGATTCAATGGGTTTACCTTCAGCAGCAGTAA